A stretch of Suncus etruscus isolate mSunEtr1 chromosome 9, mSunEtr1.pri.cur, whole genome shotgun sequence DNA encodes these proteins:
- the LOC126018737 gene encoding olfactory receptor 5A1-like: MSMEEDRNHTSVVMFVLLGLTDDKELQLVLFPVFLGIYLVTLFWNLTLIILIRMDSHLHTPMYFFLSCLSFIDICFTSSISPRMLSDFFKDEKSISFIACATQYFVAAWMGQSEYCLLAAMAYDRYVAIGNPLQYSTIMAPGLCQKMVAGALLSGFLCSLLETIPCFNLYFCESNVIQHFFCNISEIIILSCSSPFITQMILFLAAVLVGFGSLLIILLSYGFIAASILKISSVKGSLKAFNTCASHLAVVTLFYGTALAVYMHPSSGHSEKKNKVLSVFYIIIIPMLNPLIYSLRNKEIKDALKRMIKKATHFYE, from the coding sequence ATGTCTAtggaagaggatagaaatcacaCTTCAGTGGTCATGTTTGTTCTTCTGGGACTCACAGATGACAAAGAATTGCAGCTTGTTCTCTTTCCAGTCTTCCTAGGGATCTACCTGGTGACCTTGTTCTGGAATCTAACTCTGATCATCCTAATCAGAATGGACTCCCATCTGCACACACCCATGTACTTTTTTCTCAGCTGCCTTTCATTCATAGATATCTGCTTTACTTCTTCCATCAGCCCGAGAATGCTTTCAGAtttcttcaaagatgaaaaaTCAATATCCTTCATTGCCTGTGCTACCCAGTATTTTGTGGCAGCTTGGATGGGTCAGTCTGAGTACTGCCTCTTGGCTGCCATGGCCTATGACAGATATGTGGCTATTGGGAACCCTCTACAATACTCAACCATCATGGCACCCGGACTCTGTCAGAAAATGGTAGCAGGAGCCCTCTTGAGTGGTTTCCTCTGTAGCTTACTTGAAACTATcccttgttttaatttgtatttttgtgaaTCAAATGTCATTCAACATTTCTTCTGTAACATATCTGAGATTATTATCTTGTCTTGCTCTAGTCCTTTTATTACCCAAATGATTCTTTTCCTTGCTGCTGTGCTTGTTGGATTTGGGTCTTTGCTCATTATTCTGTTATCTTATGGTTTTATTGCAGCTTCTATCCTGAAAATATCCTCAGTCAAAGGTAGTCTGAAAGCCTTTAATACCTGTGCCTCTCATTTGGCAGTTGTGACCCTCTTCTATGGCACAGCTCTTGCTGTGTACATGCATCCAAGTTCTGGTCACTCTGAGAAGAAGAACAAGGTATTGTCAGTGTTTTATATCATCATTATCCCCATGTTAAACCCTCTAATCTACAGTCTGAGAAACAAGGAGATCAAAGATGCCCTCAAAAGGATGATAAAGAAGGCTACACACTTTtatgaataa
- the LOC126018738 gene encoding olfactory receptor 1440-like — MVFPVCNNLGLLNGLKIVVRIQYNHKLRKSLENGPNDSNRFTKQMELNMEKDRNYTSVIIFFLLGLTDDKELQLVLFPVFLGVYLVTLFWNLTLIILIRMDSHLHTPMYFFLSCLSFLDICFTTSISPRMLSDFFKDEKSISFVACATQYFAVSWMGQAEYCLLAAMAYDRYVAIGNPLQYSAIMAPGFCQKMVAGALGSGLLCSIVETVPCFNMYFCGPYVIQHFFCNISEIIILSCSNRFITETILFLAAVLVGFGSLLFILLSYGFITASILKISSMKGSLKAFNTCASHLAVVTLFYGTALAVYMHPNSDHSEKQDKFLSVFYIILTPMLNPLIYSLRNKEIKEALQRIIKRATHFS; from the exons ATGGTGTTTCCAGTTTGTAATAATCTGGGACTCCTCAATGGGCTCAAGATTGTCGTGAGAATTCAATACAACCATAAGCTAAGGAAGTCATTGGAAAATGGGCCTAATGATTCCAACAGATTTACAAAA cAGATGGAGCTAAATATGGAAAAGGATAGAAATTACACTTCAGtgatcatattttttcttctgggACTCACAGATGACAAAGAACTGCAGCTTGTTCTCTTTCCAGTCTTCCTAGGAGTCTATCTGGTAACACTGTTCTGGAACCTAACTCTGATCATCTTAATCAGAATGGACTCCCATCTACACACACCCATGTACTTTTTTCTCAGTTGTCTTTCATTCCTAGACATCTGCTTTACTACTTCCATCAGCCCGAGGATGCTTTCAGAtttcttcaaagatgaaaaaTCAATTTCCTTCGTTGCCTGTGCCACCCAGTATTTTGCTGTATCTTGGATGGGTCAAGCTGAGTACTGCCTCTTGGCTGCCATGGCCTATGACAGATATGTGGCTATTGGGAACCCTCTACAATACTCAGCCATCATGGCGCCAGGATTCTGTCAGAAGATGGTTGCTGGGGCCCTTGGAAGTGGTTTACTTTGCAGTATAGTAGAAACTGTCCCttgttttaatatgtatttctgtGGGCCATATGTCATCCAACATTTCTTCTGTAACATATCTGAGATTATTATCTTGTCTTGTTCCAATCGCTTCATCACCGAGACAATTCTTTTCCTTGCTGCTGTGCTTGTTGGGTTTGGGTCTTTACTCTTTATACTACTGTCTTATGGCTTCATCACAGCTTCCATCCTGAAGATATCCTCAATGAAAGGTAGTCTCAAAGCCTTTAATACCTGTGCCTCTCACTTGGCAGTGGTGACCCTTTTCTATGGCACAGCTCTTGCTGTTTACATGCATCCAAATTCTGACCACTCTGAGAAGCAGGATAAATTCCTTTCAGTGTTCTATATTATTCTTACGCCCATGTTAAATCCTCTTATCTACAGTCTGAGAAATAAAGAGATCAAAGAAGCTCTTCAGAGGATAATAAAGAGGGCTactcatttttcttag